GCACCGGACGCGACGTCAGTGCACGGCGGCGGTTACCTGGCTTCACTTCGAACGAGTTGCGGCGGCGGCGTCCGCGGGTACCGGCCGAATGATTGACCACCGAGTCGGCGAACAGCGTTCGGTCGTCCCAGGGGCCACTGACCTCGACCACGTCTCCGTTGGAGAGTTCGCCCGTGATGGAGTTGCCACGGAGCTCGACCGGCACGACGGTGTGCGCTTCACCGGTCGACTCGTATCGCTCCACGCGGAACGTCAAGACCTCTTCCTCGCCGTCGGGCCCGGATGATGTCTTCTGCACGTCGCGCGCGGTCCCGAGGATCGTGAGCATGGCCAACCGCTTGGTCTCCGGTGAGCTGCTCCGCTCGCGGATATCAGGGATCTCCAGCGGGGCGGTGTGGGCACCGGTACCAGGCGCAACCGGCTGGGGCGCGGTCGACGCATCCGTGCTCCCACCCAGCGCCCGGGCGAAGTCCAGGCACCGCGCGTAGCGCTTGTCGGGTTGCTTGGCCAGCGCCTTCGCCATCACGGCATCCAGATGGGCGAGGTCGCGGCGACGCTCGGACAGCCGGGGCGGTGGCGCATAGAGGTGGTTGCCGGCCTGGACGATGCGATTGGTGTCGTCGAAGACAGGCGAGCCGGTCAACAGATGGAACGCGGTCGCCGCCAGGGCGTACTGGTCTGCCCGGCCATCGAGCGACTTACCGGTGAGCTGCTCGGGCGCGACATACGCGACGGTACCGATGGCCACGTCGGTCTCCGTGAGGCCATTCGCGTCGTCGGCTTCTCGGGCGATGCCGAAATCGGTGAGCAATATGCGTCGCCGGGCACTTCCCGACGGCGTGGTGACCAGGATGTTCGCCGGTTTCACGTCGCGGTGCAGCAGGTTCCGTTCATGCGCGACGTCGAGCGCTTCGGCGACTGCCGTGACGATCTCCACCACATCCGGCAGGGGCATCCCAGCGGGGTGCTGCTCGATCAAGTGCTTGGCGTCGGTGCCCTCGACGTAGTCCATCGAGATCCACAGCCGGCCGTCGAACTCGCCCCGGTCGTGCACCCCGACGATGTGCGGATGCCACAACGATGCGGCCAACTCCGCCTCTCGGTTGAACCGGGCGCGGAACTCCTCATCGCGCGTGGTGCTCACCGAAAGGATCTTGAGTGCGTCCAGACGGGGAAGGCGAGGATGCTGGGCCAGGTAGACCTCGCCCATTCCGCCGGCGCCCAGGAGCCGCTGAATGGTGTACCCGGCAAAGACGTCACCGGCATTGAACGGCATGTTCGAAGCCTACAAACCAGGGCAAATGGAGAGCGCGCAGGTGTTCGTCAGGGCTGCGACGTTCGAAACAGCATCAGCCGAGCCCGTCCCGGAACCGGGTGAGACCCGTCTGCGTGCACGGGAACTCCGCACGCCTGCGAGTGGCAGCCGCGCATCTACACTTTGCGGCAGGGGTATCTGGAGTCGTCGAGCTCGCGCCGGGGCGTTGGTGGGTCAGGAGTTTCTGCATGATGCGAGTGGCACACGATGTCGGAAAGTGGGGATGACGACGTGGGTACCGTTCCCACTGCCTCCAACGACAGTGCCGGCGAGGCGCATCCGATCCACGATGCGCGTTGGTCCGAACACAATTCCGCTCGGCGTGCACGTCTGGTCGAAGCCGCGGTGGCGTTGTTGGACGAGAAGCCCGTAGGCCGCGATGTGAGCGTCGAGGAGATCGCCAACCGGGCCGGTCTGGCCCGGTCGGTATTCTACCGGCAATTCGACAGCCGGGACGTCTTCGACTGTCGTGTCAGGACATTCATTCTCGATCAGTGCTTCGAGATGTATGCGGCGAACCTGGATTTCTCGACGGGATCGATCGATGAGATCGTCACCAGAACCGCCGGCTCCCTGCTCACCTGGCGGATCGACCACCCTGCCTGGTATGCGTTTCTCGGCACCGGCCCGACTGACTCCGACAATCCGGAGTTGGACGCGGTACAGAGCCTCAGTCGCCGCTTCGAGACGCTCATCGACGCACGGCTGTCC
The genomic region above belongs to Mycolicibacterium sp. HK-90 and contains:
- a CDS encoding TetR/AcrR family transcriptional regulator, whose amino-acid sequence is MDEKPVGRDVSVEEIANRAGLARSVFYRQFDSRDVFDCRVRTFILDQCFEMYAANLDFSTGSIDEIVTRTAGSLLTWRIDHPAWYAFLGTGPTDSDNPELDAVQSLSRRFETLIDARLSEIAQLVGVDYEPLRTLPFAVVTMVDGTFTRWLSDPSPVRNRAQIVRDVADYAWYMLDGAARRRGLCVDRDRTVAEVIDSVSGPAASQ
- a CDS encoding serine/threonine-protein kinase, which produces MPFNAGDVFAGYTIQRLLGAGGMGEVYLAQHPRLPRLDALKILSVSTTRDEEFRARFNREAELAASLWHPHIVGVHDRGEFDGRLWISMDYVEGTDAKHLIEQHPAGMPLPDVVEIVTAVAEALDVAHERNLLHRDVKPANILVTTPSGSARRRILLTDFGIAREADDANGLTETDVAIGTVAYVAPEQLTGKSLDGRADQYALAATAFHLLTGSPVFDDTNRIVQAGNHLYAPPPRLSERRRDLAHLDAVMAKALAKQPDKRYARCLDFARALGGSTDASTAPQPVAPGTGAHTAPLEIPDIRERSSSPETKRLAMLTILGTARDVQKTSSGPDGEEEVLTFRVERYESTGEAHTVVPVELRGNSITGELSNGDVVEVSGPWDDRTLFADSVVNHSAGTRGRRRRNSFEVKPGNRRRALTSRPVRIVLVLAVVAMIVTTSVILIRGLGSSSEHSTTPGPIVKPESATVFSPGGSPDHPDQASLAIDGNPDTSWPTDIYQDAAPFPAFKQGVGLMLQLPSPTALSEVAIDVPSTGTEVQIRAADSAHPNSLADTTELTPNVALQPGQNTIRVDNQTETPNVLVWISKLGNLDGQSRTNIPEITLRAMAD